The following are encoded in a window of Falco biarmicus isolate bFalBia1 chromosome 8, bFalBia1.pri, whole genome shotgun sequence genomic DNA:
- the KCNJ3 gene encoding G protein-activated inward rectifier potassium channel 1 isoform X2, translated as MSALRRKLGDEYQVVSTSASGGGLPPPRAAPRGKRQRFVDKNGRCNVQHGNLGGETSRYLSDLFTTLVDLKWRWNLFIFILTYTVAWLFMASMWWVIAYMRGDLNKAHDDSYTPCVANVYNFPSAFLFFIETEATIGYGYRYITDKCPEGIILFLFQSILGSIVDAFLIGCMFIKMSQPKKRAETLMFSEHAAISMRDGKLTLMFRVGNLRNSHMVSAQIRCKLLKSRQTPEGEFLPLDQLELDVGFSTGADQLFLVSPLTICHVIDAKSPFYDLSQRSMQTEQFEIVVILEGIVETTEKKFWL; from the exons ATGTCGGCGCTGCGGCGGAAGTTGGGGGACGAGTACCAGGTGGTGAGCACCTCGGCcagcggcggggggctgccccccccccgggccgccccgcgggggAAGCGGCAGCGCTTCGTGGATAAGAACGGGCGCTGCAACGTGCAGCACGGGAACCTGGGCGGGGAGACCAGTCGGTACCTCTCGGACCTCTTCACCACTCTGGTGGACCTCAAGTGGCGCTGGAACCTCTTCATCTTCATCCTCACCTACACGGTGGCCTGGCTCTTCATGGCTTCCATGTGGTGGGTCATCGCCTACATGCGGGGCGACCTCAACAAGGCGCACGATGACAGCTACACCCCCTGCGTGGCCAACGTCTACAActtcccctctgccttcctcttctttATAGAGACTGAGGCCACCATCGGCTACGGGTACCGCTACATCACAGACAAATGCCCCGAAGGCatcatcctcttcctcttccagtCCATCCTGGGCTCCATCGTGGACGCCTTCCTCATCGGCTGCATGTTCATCAAGATGTCCCAGCCCAAGAAGAGGGCTGAGACCCTGATGTTCAGCGAGCACGCCGCCATCTCCATGCGGGACGGCAAGCTCACCCTCATGTTCCGGGTGGGCAACCTCCGCAACAGCCACATGGTCTCAGCGCAGATCCGCTGCAAGCTGCTCAAA TCCCGCCAGACCCCAGAGGGTGAGTTCCTCCCGCTCGATCAGCTGGAGCTGGATGTGGGCTTCAGCACAGGGGCTGACCAGCTTTTCCTCGTGTCGCCGCTCACCATCTGCCACGTGATCGATGCCAAGAGCCCCTTCTATGACCTCTCCCAGCGCAGCATGCAAACGGAGCAGTTTGAGATTGTCGTCATCCTGGAGGGAATCGTGGAGACGACGG aaaaaaagttttggctATAA